The proteins below come from a single Gossypium raimondii isolate GPD5lz chromosome 2, ASM2569854v1, whole genome shotgun sequence genomic window:
- the LOC105788791 gene encoding E3 ubiquitin-protein ligase RDUF1, translating to MSDRSEHANHDEANSRVQTSEHGTSSSIPIPLAQEQELKNIFFECLNQWFNEFMQERNPAQQPPPSTVPPVEPPIAPSPPLVTESSNVIRRPRFPLKATEAHFCTENPFFFFLNLPLFLDLESSPGSSMSSTSSYWCYSCTRLVRVVVLDSGSNDAVVCPYCDGGFIEEIESSDNHNRRFPAMYMITSNDNSRQNSNRARNLVFRRNRRGSVDRSNINPIIVLRGSTDDENGSTNGNSNINSGFGFFYDDGSGSGLRPIPTSMSESLMGLGFDRLLEQLSQIELTGLGQPENPPASKSAIESMPTIQIEKAHVCSETHCAVCKEPFELGSEAKEMPCKHIYHEDCIIPWLALRNSCPLCRHELPSDRSESNDEASETVGLSIWRLPGGVFAVGRFRGEREVPVVYTEMDGGFGESGSESGSGHGAARRVSWVGVRRRENGFRRVVRNVTSFLRGLRSQPSHRGNEESGGLTRSGSTSMFRRFTRSLSSSSSSVL from the exons ATGTCTGATAGATCTGAACATGCTAATCATGATGAAGCTAATAGTAGAGTACAAACATCTGAACATGGGACAAGTAGTAGCATCCCAATTCCTCTAGCTCAAGAACaagaacttaaaaatatattcttcGAATGTTTGAATCAATGGTTTAATGAATTCATGCAAGAGAGAAATCCAGCTCAACAACCTCCTCCCTCTACTGTACCACCTGTAGAGCCACCAATTGCACCTTCACCTCCTCTAGTGACTGAATCCAGCAATGTAATCCG GCGGCCTCGTTTCCCTTTAAAAGCGACTGAAGCTCATTTCTGCACcgaaaatcctttttttttttttttaaatttgcctTTATTTCTGGATCTGGAATCCTCGCCGGGGTCAAGCATGTCTTCAACGTCTTCGTATTGGTGTTACAGCTGCACCCGTCTGGTTCGGGTGGTGGTTTTGGATAGCGGGTCAAACGACGCCGTTGTCTGCCCGTACTGCGACGGAGGCTTCATCGAGGAGATCGAATCTTCGGATAATCACAACCGTCGGTTTCCAGCTATGTACATGATCACCAGCAACGATAATAGCCGTCAAAATTCGAATCGGGCGCGAAATCTCGTCTTTCGTAGGAATCGTCGTGGTTCTGTTGACCGGTCAAACATCAATCCGATCATCGTCCTCCGTGGCTCCACCGACGACGAGAACGGCTCCACCAACGGGAACAGCAACATCAACAGCGGGTTTGGGTTCTTCTATGATGACGGATCTGGGTCCGGTTTAAGACCCATACCGACTTCGATGTCCGAATCTCTAATGGGTTTGGGTTTCGATCGGTTATTGGAACAACTTTCCCAGATCGAACTAACCGGACTGGGTCAACCCGAGAACCCGCCGGCTTCGAAATCGGCAATCGAATCAATGCCGACGATTCAAATAGAAAAGGCCCATGTTTGTTCGGAAACCCACTGCGCCGTTTGTAAAGAACCTTTCGAGCTCGGGTCGGAAGCGAAGGAGATGCCGTGCAAGCATATTTACCATGAAGATTGTATCATCCCATGGCTGGCGCTTCGAAACTCGTGCCCACTTTGCCGTCACGAATTGCCGTCGGATCGGAGCGAGTCGAACGACGAGGCATCAGAGACGGTGGGGCTGAGCATATGGAGGTTACCGGGTGGGGTTTTCGCGGTGGGAAGGTTCAGGGGAGAAAGGGAAGTGCCGGTAGTATACACGGAGATGGACGGTGGGTTTGGGGAATCGGGATCGGAGTCGGGTTCGGGTCATGGAGCAGCGAGGAGGGTATCGTGGGTCGGGGTAAGAAGAAGAGAGAATGGGTTCAGGAGAGTTGTTAGAAATGTGACGTCGTTTTTGAGGGGGTTGAGGTCTCAGCCGTCTCACCGTGGAAATGAAGAATCCGGTGGTTTGACCAGAAGTGGTTCAACGTCTATGTTTCGTAGGTTTACAAGAAGCTTAAGCTCAAGCTCCAGCTCCGTTTtgtaa
- the LOC105788794 gene encoding E3 ubiquitin-protein ligase SDIR1, protein MSFVFRGTRGDIESGFSGFIPERPAVRIHAARPVNSNSLAFLVTVLLLFMILNSHQMSPNFLLWLVVGVFLMATSLRMYATCQQLQAQARAHAAAASGLLGHTELRLHMPPSIAFATRGRLQGLRLQLALLDREFDDLDYETLRALDSDNISTTPSMSEEEINALPVHKYKIPGTESAGSLPKQASSSSAPVEPKQDSRTGDGGMKASEDELTCTICLDQVNRGELVRSLPCLHQFHASCIDPWLRQQGTCPVCKFKMGSRRQENRGSESDDSDTV, encoded by the exons ATGAGTTTTGTTTTCCGAGGGACTAGAGGGGATATTGAAAGTGGGTTTTCAGGATTTATTCCTGAACGTCCAGCTGTG cGGATACATGCAGCCCGACCAGTTAATTCTAATTCGCTGGCCTTTCTTGTTACAG TTCTTTTGCTGTTCATGATTTTAAACTCTCATCAAATGTCACCAAACTTTCTG CTTTGGCTAGTAGTGGGTGTCTTTCTAATGGCTACGAGTCTAAGGATGTATGCAACTTGTCAACAACTTCAAGCTCAGGCCCGAGCTCATGCTGCTGCAGCTAGTGGTTTGCTTGGTCATACTGAGCTGCGTTTACACATGCCACCATCAATTGCTTTTGCTACTAGAGGACGCTTACAAGGACTAAGACTCCAACTTGCACTTCTTGACCGTGAATTTGACGATCTAG ATTATGAAACCCTCAGAGCATTGGATTCTGATAATATTTCCACAACTCCTTCAATGAGTGAGGAAGAGATAAATGCTTTACCCGTTCACAAGTACAAGATTCCTGGAACAGAGAG TGCTGGATCATTACCAAAGCAGGCATCATCTTCGTCTGCTCCAGTTGAG CCGAAGCAAGATTCTAGGACCGGTGATGGGGGTATGAAGGCTTCAGAAGATGAATTAACTTGTACTATTTGCTTGGATCAAGTTAACAGGGGGGAGCTTGTTCGGAGCTTGCCATGTTTGCATCAG TTTCATGCCAGTTGTATCGATCCGTGGCTGCGGCAACAAGGCACATGCCCTGTATGTAAGTTCAAAATGGGGTCAAGAAGGCAGGAAAACAGGGGGAGTGAGTCTGATGATTCAGACACGGTTTAA
- the LOC105788793 gene encoding chitinase 2, translating to MEFSKLLISLFIFQVFFPCHMSIQAAPANSDLFREYIGAEFNNVKFSDVPINSNVEFHFILSFAIDYDSTTGSPSPTNGKFNVFWDSDNLSPSQVSSIKSTHSNVKVALSLGGDSVGDGYAYFDPSSVDSWVSNAVSSLTNIIQEYHLDGIDIDYEHFNADPDTFSECIGKLIKTLKNNGVISFASIAPFDDDDVQSHYKALWKSYGDLIDYVNFQFYAYDQGTTVSQFMNYFNTQSSNYNGGKVLASFISDGSGGLTPENGFFTACSRLKSENKLHGIFVWSADDSKRNGFRYEKQSQALLAISH from the coding sequence ATGGAGTTTTCTAAGCTTCTCATTtcccttttcattttccaagttTTCTTCCCTTGCCATATGTCAATCCAAGCAGCTCCTGCGAACTCGGACCTTTTCCGGGAATACATAGGAGCTGAATTCAACAACGTTAAATTCAGTGATGTTCCCATTAATTCAAATGTTGAATTCCACTTCATTCTCTCATTTGCCATCGACTATGACAGTACCACAGGCTCTCCTTCTCCAACAAATGGGAAGTTCAATGTCTTTTGGGACTCTGATAACCTCAGTCCTTCCCAGGTTTCTTCCATCAAGAGTACCCATTCAAATGTTAAAGTAGCTTTGAGCTTAGGAGGGGACAGTGTGGGAGATGGATATGCTTACTTCGACCCTTCCTCTGTAGATTCTTGGGTTTCCAATGCAGTTTCTTCACTCACAAATATCATCCAAGAGTATCACTTGGATGGGATTGATATTGATTATGAGCACTTCAATGCTGACCCTGACACTTTTTCTGAGTGCATTGGGAAACTTATAAAAACCCTCAAGAATAATGGAGTGATCTCTTTTGCTTCAATAGCTCcatttgatgatgatgatgttcaAAGCCATTACAAGGCTTTGTGGAAAAGCTATGGTGACCTCATTGACTATGTCAACTTCCAGTTCTATGCCTATGATCAAGGAACAACAGTCTCTCAGTTTATGAATTACTTCAACACCCAAAGCTCTAACTATAACGGTGGTAAGGTTTTAGCCAGCTTTATAAGCGACGGGAGCGGTGGCTTGACACCGGAAAACGGATTCTTCACTGCCTGCAGTAGGCTGAAGAGTGAGAACAAACTCCATGGCATATTTGTTTGGTCTGCAGATGATTCTAAGAGAAATGGTTTCCGCTATGAGAAGCAATCACAAGCTCTACTCGCAATTTCCCACTAG